The genomic DNA CGGCGCCACCCATATTCGCCCTTCACCtagatgccgcagaaaataatggggagagtggAAGTCAAACTTGGGTCACAAGAAACACCAAGTCTTTCCCCAGCCACTCTACCACTGCCTCCTTTGAACCTACTTCGCCCCATAAAATATATAAcataaaatatacaaataaaatgattgtttgtttgtttggagTTCTGAAATTCCTGTAATTATTTATAGTTTTAAAATAAGTACAAACGAATAAAACTAGAGTTAGACGTTCTTAATTAACTCGCGTTTCATATCATGATTAGTAACATATATGGCATTTATGAAATAGACCTATAAATGTTGGTCATTGTAAGGATATTGAATGAATGAACAAAGAAAATTGATTTGGTTTGAAAATTTTATTTaacaatttaaataaataaaaaaacaaagtaaaatgttataataagtgtaTAGTATATCAAAGTTCATTTTTTAGAAAACACATCTTGACGACTAAATGTGTTAATGGATTACATTATACGTGTAATAcatgcagtggcgaagcttgagatttccgattgtggggtcgaaaacgtatataccaaaatatttctataaaaccagggggtcaaaaatgtatatacccaaaaattcgtatacgaaaactacatactctccactactgagcgaaaagttcggggggtcggctgCCCCCTCCCGCCCCTACTATCCTACGCCCATGAATACATGtgtttattcaactcgtgcaatACACGACTTTTTAAAAGATGTAACTATTTTATTACTTAGTATGTAGAaccatatttattcaacccgtgtattacacggggttctaacctagtgagATATATACAAGGGTTAAAAATGAATATAAAGTCTCGTAAAAatatgagattttaggttttcatTTTTGGATTTATAGCTTTTAGATTTTAAGATTTTTGTTTATATCAATGTGTCCTTTTATTTAGCATTACGTTTTTTCTTTATTTGTGTCATTATGTTTTTTTAGTTACTCGTGTCTTTTTTTTCTCGACATTATGTTATATTTCTCGACAGATATTTTTTACAATTCattgttttttacactttttaaatTTTGATGACTTACTATATAAAGTGAAATATATTGCCTCAAATTTGGCTAATAAGGTCTCCAAAAACATGAACATGTTGCTTTCAATTCAGAACTACATTGTGAGACTTGAAATGAATTTaagaatgtatttttttttacgaTTTCAAACCACGTGCAAAGGTGTGAATGCCAACTCATTTAGCCATGAAGCTAAATCCAAGCAAAATCATTCGAGACTAATGTTATGTGTCGATCAGTCATACATAATGTTTTCAGAACCGGACCAGGCGTTGAACCGGTCTTCTTACCGTTTTAATGGTCTAGGTCTGAAAACGCTGGTCATGCATGAGGACATGCATGAAATGGCGGTGAGATGTGTCCGAGCTAAATATTAAGGGTCTACTTAGGTCacacttttttattttattagagTTTTGTTGAGGTTGAAATATAACATTTTATAAGTGTATAAGTCATCTTGGCACCACAAGCATAAATGAGGGTTTCGTTTAGGTCCATCACATGGGGATGGTCCGCCGAGTAGATGGCCAAGTCACCAGTTGCGGGTGATGAGCCCCAAGGGATGGGCCAAGGGTGTGGAGGACTAGTCGCGACTAGGCGGCGACTAATCGGCGACTAATCGGCGATTAATCCCTAGTCGGTCAGTAATTGAGTAAtttttggttaatcggtccattaatcgctagtcgggccTAGTCGGAGCTAGTCGGCCAGCCAAAAATCGACGATTCCAGCCAGCTTCCGGTAAAAAACtgtatattccggccaaaacctgTAAATTCTTGACAGTTTACAACCAAATCatgtgaattccaacaattaatgTTGTACAATTAGTGttgtatacttaaaaaaatgagttgagtaagagttaaaacctagctatttaaaatatttacctataaaaatgtgtatatgtatacataataaaactgaaaattacatataaaaaaacccgatccgattaatcatgagtaatcccgagtagtcggTAGTCCCCACCTCACTGgccgactagcgagttctccaaccttgctgtatacaatatgtatatatatgtatatatgtatatatgtgtatgtgtgtggGAGGATCGTTGGCAACGACAATGGAGGGGCGATGAGGACGAGTAATGGCGGAGCATAGTATAAGGtagggggtgcacccgcccatctgaatgtttcggttagaagtgtaaaatttcttatttttcgttagaaaattttaaaattatataggattgtcacctcaattattttgcctaaatatgatacaatatataaattgggtcaCATGACTTTCCGCCCACTcggaacttttggtcaagctccgccactgaggACGAGATAGGGTTTTGGGAAGCTCCGCCACTGAGGACGAGATAGGGttttgggagggggggggggaggggttgTGGATGTGCGCCAACGGCCCGAGCCGTCCCCCATATCAGATAGCCTTAGAACGTGATGAAAATCACATGAAATGTCAATTAACCCTAACTCAAATGTAGTTGGAAGTGGTCAAAGCAAGCTTGTGCAACATCATCAAGTGAATCTAAACAAGAGGATCACAAACGTGAAGTCTTAGACAAAGCAATGAGACAATTTAAGTTTCTAATTATTTTATTACatttattaatataattatttgtttttattttataactGTATATTTAAACATGTTGTCGTGATGTTCATATTTGTATGAACATTCTATTCTTATGTAAACATTACATAAATGAAGTTGTTTAACTTTCATATACGTAAAATCACACGGCTAGGTTTATTattaaaacttaaataaaaataaacatgtcCATAAGACAATTCGATGTGGAGGAGGGTAGCCCTCAAAAGATGTTCCGCCACGTAGGATGCGTGTGAGGATGGGTCTATAAGATATGGACGTAGGGTGTGAATGATAgacctatatatatgtgtgtgtgtgtatatataggtgTGTGCATAAAGAAGAAGAGAGAGGATCGGCTTGAACATATCTCCACCAAATTTACTAGTGGAACAATAATTTTTTCTCTTTTTAATCCACTCACAACTATTAAAACAACTTTTAAAAAATATTGAGTTTACACTCACATAAAATGGAGGTTtcattgtgaatgctctaaaatATGCAGAAACCACTCACAAATACATTAAGAATCTACTGTGAATGCTTTTAATTCTCTAGAATTTAAAGAAATCATAAAAAATACCACTCAATCACATCATCAATAATAGAGAACACTTTagagaaaataaaaataaaacctctaTATACGAAGGCTCAAAATCTATTTATAATTTATTGTGAGTgtataagaaaaagaaaaaaaataataaaataagtgtttttaaATAAGATAAAGATATAGATAATATGATATGAGgtttttaaaagtaaaaaatataaaaaatgtgtttttaattaaaaattatataaatagaGAAAGAGATGTTAATGCTTTATaaaggaaaaatatatattattaaaaattctaaaaaatcatgtTGTCACGTGAAAGAGTTTCTAGAGTGCTAGGATCTGCAAATCTGAAGCAAACATATATCCATACAAAGATTTGATGAGacttaggccatgtgtagtcataaagcccccaaaggggcgttatgcgccatgtggcatgccacgtcaccccggggctttatggggcttgaggccgtagtcataaagccctacctcatcataaccaaagtgtaaaatgcagggaccaaaggtGTAAAATGCAGGGGACCAAAGTGttttaatgcagggaccaaattgtaaaatgcagggaccaaagtggaaaATGGAGAACAAATCCCCTTCTTCCTCCTTCTTCCTCGCGCCGCTATGTCCTTCACGCcggtattttttttttgattatAGCGCTGGGGGGGGCGGTGGGAGGGGCTCCATACCGGCGCCATCTTCTTGTTCGCGCCCCATTACATGTGGGCTTATGATGCACACATCTAGGCCATAGCCCCTATATATTTTCCATCCCGTACGTGATCCCCCAACCTCGTTTTTCTTCCTGTTACCTTTTTGTCCTTTCCGATTACGACGGCAGAAGAAAAAAACAAGACGTCCATGTCATTACAATAtatgccgttcaaaaaaaaaaaaatttgttttatacaaacaTGATTTATTTTGGAGAGAGATTTGTATATTGATCTTAGTATATCAcagttattatattatattattattattaataaattataaattaCGAACACATTTGGCCATATAGGTCAAAGCTTTGCGACCTACAGGATGAAGATGGAAGATGTGGACCACCTGTTTGTTAACTGTCAAGCGGCTCAGTTAGTGTAGGACTTTAGAACATGAGGTATGGGGTCGTCTCCTCTTTGTCTCGGTCCGTCCCACACGTCGCACACCGCCCGCCTAGGGGTCGTCGCGGCACTTACGGCCTCTCCAAGACGTTGGAGACGAGGCAAACAAGTGGGCCCGCCTTCATTTAATGCCTTTGACAACggctagtttaaaaaaaaataattattttaaaacctataaatacccattcaTTTAACTATGTTTATACAAAAATTCACCCACATTCTCCAAACAACCCCCTTTACACTCTCAAATAATCTTCTCTAAAAAATACACAATGTCATCTTCCTCTTCGTCGGACACCAGAGAAGCCGTAAAATACTTTATAAACACAGTGGTAGCCGCGACACAACTAATTCTGGAAGAAGAGGAGGAGGAGGTTTCGTCACAACCACGAAACAGGAACCTGACCATCGACCGAGACCGAGAAAGTTAGTTATATTTTTATTCTTATATTTTATAGCGTtgcattatatttttatttataagttatatatttttatttttatcgtGTAGGTGCTCACGAAAGATTAGTCACCGATTTCTTTGCCGACGAACCGTTGTACTCGGAGAGTATTTTTAGACGTCGCTTCAGAATAAGTCGTCGACTGTTCTTACGTATAGCCGACGATTTAGCCGCTTATGACCATTTTTTTACATTGCGACACGATGCTAGAGGCAAAAGGAGCTTCACCACCTTACAGAAATGCACTGCGGCGATTCGTCAACTAGCTTATGGGACGGCGGCCGATGCTTGGGACGAATACCTAAAGATGTCCGAAAGAACTGCTAGAGAATGTGTATACAAGTTTTGCACAAATTTGTGGTGAGGCTTTACAGCAAAAAATATTTGCGAAAACCGAGTTACAATGACATACAAAAATTGTATCAACACCACAAAGCAACGCACGGTTTTCCAGAaatgctcgggagcattgattgcatgcatTGGTCATGGCGGAATTGTCCTACCGCTTGGCGAGGAATGTATACGCGAGGCGATCAAGGACATCCAACAATAATTCTAGAAGCTGTTGCGTCTCAAGACCTATGGATTCAGCATGCTTTCTTTGGGATTCCTGGTTCGAATAACGACGTCAACGTTCTATAAAATTCCGAGGTTTTTGATATTGTTATAAAAAGGATCGGTCCTGATACGAGGTTTACAGTTTCGGGAGTGGAGTACAGAAGCGGGTATTATCTTGCCGATGGAATATACCCACAGTACTCTACAATTGTTAAAACCGTTAGGCATCCGCCAGatgaaaaaagaaagaaattttccAAGTTTCAAGAAGCGGCGATAAAAGATATTGAACGGTGTTTTGGGGTTCTCCAACAAAGATGACATATTATTGAAAACTCAGCACGCGCTTTTACACCCAAAACGTTACGATACTGTATGTATGCTTGTATTCTGTTGCATAACATGATCATCGAAGACGAAGGACATGCACTTTGTGTGTATGACGAGAATACGGTGGAGCAGAATAATGTTCCGGTTAGCGAAGAACAACAAGATTTAAACAGGTTCTCGTTACATAACGATTTCACACATGCCAATCTTCAATCAGACTTGATCGAACACATTTGGAATCTCAGAGAAAACGACGagta from Helianthus annuus cultivar XRQ/B chromosome 7, HanXRQr2.0-SUNRISE, whole genome shotgun sequence includes the following:
- the LOC110866442 gene encoding uncharacterized protein LOC110866442; the protein is MSSSSSSDTREAVKYFINTVVAATQLILEEEEEEVSSQPRNRNLTIDRDRESAHERLVTDFFADEPLYSESIFRRRFRISRRLFLRIADDLAAYDHFFTLRHDARGKRSFTTLQKCTAAIRQLAYGTAADAWDEYLKMSERTARECVYKFCTNLWIGPDTRFTVSGVEYRSGYYLADGIYPQYSTIVKTVRHPPDEKRKKFSKFQEAAIKDIERCFGVLQQR